The following proteins come from a genomic window of Trifolium pratense cultivar HEN17-A07 linkage group LG4, ARS_RC_1.1, whole genome shotgun sequence:
- the LOC123881718 gene encoding F-box/kelch-repeat protein At3g06240-like yields the protein MMNSLGRRGMEEKYFPHDLIIIQILPRLPVKSLLRFKCVHKSYLYGFGYDQFRDDYLVVSVSNDMTINYGVNSQLEVFSLQDNTWREIEGNFPYFSNTWTDDSPRVGLLFGGDIHWLVAKMAPGEDSSDDVILTFDLMERKLLEMPYPDDFDFVLYDNCALWVFGEFFSLWVSDHVNCSVEIWVMKEYKVHSSWTKTLDFSIEGLSTWYFYPICSTKTGDIVGTDGENVLQKYNGQGQLIEHESYSEDPLDFLVTLYTESLLLLPVDNMQV from the exons ATGATGAACAGTCTTGGACGTAGAGGCATGGAGGAGAAGTATTTTCCTCATGACCTAATCATCATCCAAATCCTTCCAAGGTTACCAGTTAAATCTCTTTTGCGTTTTAAATGCGTTCATAAGTC TTATCTATATGGTTTTGGGTATGATCAGTTCAGAGATGATTACTTGGTGGTTTCAGTCTCTAATGATATGACCATAAATTATGGTGTTAATTCGCAATTGGAGGTTTTCTCGTTGCAAGATAATACATGGAGAGAAATCGAGGGTAACTTCCCTTATTTCAGTAATACGTGGACCGATGATTCGCCTAGAGTAGGATTGCTCTTTGGTGGGGATATTCATTGGTTGGTTGCAAAGATGGCTCCGGGTGAAGATAGTTCTGACGATGTTATTCTTACATTTGATTTAATGGAAAGGAAACTTTTAGAGATGCCTTATCCTGATGATTTTGACTTTGTACTTTATGACAATTGTGCTTTATGGGTATTTGGAGAATTTTTTAGTTTGTGGGTTTCCGACCATGTTAATTGTAGTGTTGAAATATGGGTGATGAAAGAGTACAAAGTTCATTCGTCTTGGACTAAGACTCTTGATTTTTCTATTGAAGGCCTTTCCACTTGGTACTTTTACCCGATATGTTCTACAAAAACTGGTGACATAGTCGGAACAGATGGAGAAAATGTATTGCAGAAGTATAATGGCCAGGGTCAACTTATAGAGCATGAATCTTATAGTGAAGATCCACTTGATTTTCTAGTGACCTTGTATACAGAGTCTCTGCTTTTGCTCCCTGTTGACAATATGCAAGTCTAA